A stretch of DNA from Aliarcobacter thereius LMG 24486:
TATTTTTTCACTTTTCATAATATTTTCAATATTGTCTTTTACTTCATCATAGCCTAATGATCTAGCAGATGATTTATCTTTTAGTAAAATAATATGATATCCAAACTGTGTTTTTACAGGAGCTTTAGTATAAGCACCTTTTGATAAACCTTTAACAGCTTCTGAAAACTCAGGTACCATTTCATTTGAAGCAAACTTTCCTAAATAACCACCATTTTTAGCTGAACCATCTTTTGATTTTGAACCAGCTAATTCTGCAAATTTATTCTCTTTATTTATAGCCTTATCAAGCTCTTTAATAATCTTTTTTGCTTCACTTTCATCTTCAACTAATATATGACTTGCTTCAAAAGTTTCAGGGATATTAAATTTATCTCTATTTTTATCATAAAACTCTTTTTTCTCTTTATCATTAAATGCAATACTCTCAATTTTTTGTTTTTGCCAAACTTGAAGAGCTAAATCTTCTTTAATTCTATCAAGAGCTTCTTTATAACTTGAATCTTTTTCAACTCCACTTGATAAAGCATTTTTTGCTAATAACTTTCTATTTATTGCTCCATCAAGAATTTGTTTTTTCATATCTTCTGGAAGTTGGTCATAATTTACTCTTGGATCTTGAATTAAAATACTAATATCTTGTTTAGTAATTTTATTCCCATTAACAGTAGCATAATATTCTTCTGCAAATAAAATAGAGCCAAATAAAGCTGTTGCTAAGACAATTTTTTTCATATTTTTCCTTTTATAATTTTCAGATATTTTAACTTTTTCTTGTTAATTTAAAATTAAGGCAATATTCTACAATAAAATTCATTTTAATTAGATTTTTAGCTTTTAATTTAAAGAATGTTTAAAAAAACTTTTTTTTATGGTATACTGCGAACAAATTTTAAGATTAATTTAAACTTAAGGATAAAAATGAGAATTTTAATTATAGAAGATGAAATAACTTTAAATAGAACTTTACAGGAAGGATTGATTGATTTTGGATATCAAGTTGACACTGCAGAAAACTATAAAGATGCTGAATACTTCATTGATATTAGAAATTACGATTTAGTTCTTACAGATTGGATGCTTCCAGACGGTGATGGTATTGAACTTTGTAAAATTGTAAAAAATAGAAGTTCTAGAACTGCTGTTGTAATTATCTCTGCAAGAGATGATAAAGAGAGTGAAATTGAAGCTCTTAAATCTGGAGCAGATGATTTTATTAAAAAACCATTTGATTTTGATATTTTACTTGCAAGAATTGAAGCAAGATTAAGATTTGGTGGAACAAATATTATAGAGATTGACGATTTAGTTATAAATCCAGATGAAGAAAAGATTGAATATGCTGGTGAAGAGATTGAACTAAAAGGAAAACCTTTTGAAGTTTTAACTCATCTTGCTCGTCACAGAGATCAAATTGTTTCAAAAGAACAATTATTAGATGCTATTTGGGAAGAGCCTGAACTTGTAACTCCAAATGTTATTGAAGTTGCTATTAATCAAATTAGACAAAAAATGGATAAACCTCTAAATATTTCAACTATTGAAACTATTAGAAGAAGAGGATATAGATTCTGTTATCCAAACCAAGTTTCTGAGGAAAAATAATTTTATAATATGAAAAGTAGAAGTATTTATAAACAGTTTTATTTAAAACTGATTATTGCAACTTCTCTTTTCATTCTTACTTTGTCATTTCTTTTTTTTGAATATTCTAGAAGTTCTTTTTATAATAATATTTCTGAAAGTTTATTAGTTCAAGCAAAGAATATTGAAGAAAAATATAAGATTACAAATATTATAGAGGAGAATACAAACCCTTTTTATAGTATTAGACTTGTTAATAATATTTTATCTTTAAATGTTTACTCATATTCAAGAATACATAAAGATGAAAAAGATTTTGTAAAAATAGATTATCCTTTAAACCAAAATTTACTTTTAGAAATAAGAAAAGATATAACTTTAGAGAAAGATTTATTATATACGATTATTCTAAAAAACTATCTATCTTTAGCTATTCCTATATTTATTTTGATGCTTATTTACTCTTTATTTGTTTCAAAAAACCTATTAAAACCTATTGTTGAAATAAATAAAAAACTATCAAATATGGATGAAAATTCTCTTTCTCAAATTGATACAAAGAATCTTCCAACAGAGTTTTTAACTCTTGCAAACTCTATAAACTCGCTAACAAATAGAATAGGAACTTATCTAAGATTCAAAAAAGAACTATATATTGGAATTGCTCATGAACTTAAAACTCCACTTGCTGTTATGAAATTAAAAAATGAATTAATGCTTAGAAAACCAAGAGAAAAAGACGCTTATATTGATACTATTAATCTTACAATTAATGAAATAAATAGTATGAATATAATGATTAGCTCTATTTTAGATATTGGAAGAACAGAAGGTGCACAATTTGAACAAGCAAAAAATATAGAGTTGGTTTCATACATTAATAAAAAAGTTGAAGATTATAAAATGTTAGCCTCACAAAAAGATATAAATATGAGATTTGTTACAAATGTTTCAACTCTTAATATCTCTATTCAAGAGACACTTTTTATGCAAATTCTTCAAAATTTTGTACAAAATGCAATAAAATTTACTCCAAATGAGAAATCAATAGAAATTGGTTTGAAAAAAATTGATAACCACATAAATATATATGTTTTAGATGAAGGTTTAGGAGTTGATGAATCAGTTGATGTTTTCGCACCATTTAAGAAAATTGGAAAAGAAAATGGAGTTGGTTTAGGTTTATATTTAGCACAAATTGCAAGTGATGCATTAAATGCAAAGATATCTTTAAAAAATAGAGATGATGGAAAATCAGGTGCTATTGCAAAGCTTGAACTTCACAATAACAAAGAAGATGAAATTTTTTAAGAGTAAATAAGATTATGTTCTATCTTTGTACACTTATTTTGTACAACTTTTAATCCAGATTCTATGGCTTTTTGTGCTGCTTCATTATTTGCAAGTCCAAGTTGAAACCAAACACTCTTTATGTTTTTCTCATCTTTTATTTTTAAAACTTCTTCTACTACTTTTAAAATAGCATCTG
This window harbors:
- a CDS encoding sensor histidine kinase, with the protein product MKSRSIYKQFYLKLIIATSLFILTLSFLFFEYSRSSFYNNISESLLVQAKNIEEKYKITNIIEENTNPFYSIRLVNNILSLNVYSYSRIHKDEKDFVKIDYPLNQNLLLEIRKDITLEKDLLYTIILKNYLSLAIPIFILMLIYSLFVSKNLLKPIVEINKKLSNMDENSLSQIDTKNLPTEFLTLANSINSLTNRIGTYLRFKKELYIGIAHELKTPLAVMKLKNELMLRKPREKDAYIDTINLTINEINSMNIMISSILDIGRTEGAQFEQAKNIELVSYINKKVEDYKMLASQKDINMRFVTNVSTLNISIQETLFMQILQNFVQNAIKFTPNEKSIEIGLKKIDNHINIYVLDEGLGVDESVDVFAPFKKIGKENGVGLGLYLAQIASDALNAKISLKNRDDGKSGAIAKLELHNNKEDEIF
- the hsrA gene encoding homeostatic response regulator transcription factor HsrA, with product MRILIIEDEITLNRTLQEGLIDFGYQVDTAENYKDAEYFIDIRNYDLVLTDWMLPDGDGIELCKIVKNRSSRTAVVIISARDDKESEIEALKSGADDFIKKPFDFDILLARIEARLRFGGTNIIEIDDLVINPDEEKIEYAGEEIELKGKPFEVLTHLARHRDQIVSKEQLLDAIWEEPELVTPNVIEVAINQIRQKMDKPLNISTIETIRRRGYRFCYPNQVSEEK
- a CDS encoding peptidylprolyl isomerase, with protein sequence MKKIVLATALFGSILFAEEYYATVNGNKITKQDISILIQDPRVNYDQLPEDMKKQILDGAINRKLLAKNALSSGVEKDSSYKEALDRIKEDLALQVWQKQKIESIAFNDKEKKEFYDKNRDKFNIPETFEASHILVEDESEAKKIIKELDKAINKENKFAELAGSKSKDGSAKNGGYLGKFASNEMVPEFSEAVKGLSKGAYTKAPVKTQFGYHIILLKDKSSARSLGYDEVKDNIENIMKSEKINKDIETLVSELRKKAKIVIK